The Eubacterium maltosivorans genome includes the window ACCGGATAGGGAAAATCCTCCGGCGGCGTGTCACCAGTATACAAAAAACCCGTCAGGCTATAATCCGGCCCGCTCAGGGCCTCGGCGATCACCCGGCCGGCAAGGACTGTTCCGATAACAACCATTTCTCTCATTTCCGCACACTTTTCCTTTCCTTCATTTACTTCATTTTACCACACTGGCCGGATAAAAACAAAAGAATCCACCCCCGCAAAGGGATGGATTCTCAAAGTTTAAACAAATATTATCACAAAGCGGCGAAGGGTTAAAGATAGGACTTACAACTAAACACGCCTCTCCCGAGCACTCTGCATCTTTCGTAAAAATTCTATCGGATTCCTCTAGCTGCTGGTGCTGGTTGGCATATAGGGGATCAGGGCCTTGGCCAGCTTATCTACCGGCATACTCTGGAGCACGACCCTGCCAGGGCCGGTCAGTGTTGCGAAGAACAGGCCCTCGCCGCTGAACAAAATGTTTTTAGCGCCCTTTACCTGGGTGACGTCAAAGTGCACCTTTTCCTGGAACACAGCGATGTGCCCCTGATCCACGTTGATGGTCTGCCCTTCCTCAAGGTTGTACTCGATGGTGCTGCCATTGAGCTCAAGGAAAACCAGTCCAGGCCCTGTGAGCTTCTGGAGAATGAAGCCCGCGCCGCCAAAAACGCCAGTCTTGACACTCTTCTTAAAGAAAATGGAAAAATCCACAGATTCCTCAGCCGCCAGAAACGCCGTCTTGGCACAGATAATGGACTGTCCCGCCTCCAGGCGCACTGCCCGGATATTGCCCGGGAAGGACGACGCAAAGGCGATCTTTCCCTTGTCACCCGTACAGGTGTAGGTGGTCAGAAAAAGCGAGTTGCCGCTGAAGCTTCGCTTGATAGCCTTTAAGGCCCCGCCTCTGGTGGTGGTTTCCATGTCAAAGCAGGGGTCCATCCAGGACATGCCGCCGGATTCGGTATAGATCTGCTCGCCCCGGTCCAGCTCAAGCTCTACGACTGGCAGGGTATCGCCGATAATTTCATACTTCATTTTCTACTCCTGTTCTACAATCAAGCCTTAAGCCTCAATGATTTCATTCACAGCTTTTTTCAGAATTTCCATTTTTTCCTCTGCCCGCTCACGGCTCTTGCCTGTGACCGAGTAGTAAACCTTCAGCTTCGGCTCAGTGCCCGAAGGTCTCAGGGCATACCAGGAATTTTCATTAAAGACAAATTTGAGCACGTTGGATTTAGGCAGGTCGATGGCGGATTTCTCCCCACTGGCCAGATCCAGGCTTTCTTTAGACTGGTAGTCGTTGTAGGTCACCAGCTTTTCGTCCGCAAAGGCATCAAAATGGTTGGCGCGGAATTTTTCCATGATGTTTGCAATCTGCTTCTTGCCCTCGATGCCCTCCAGCGTCATGGACTGGATACCCTCGATAAAATAGCCGAATTTCTGGTACAGCCCCTCCAGAGCGTCGTACAGGGTCATGCCCTGTTTCTTATAGTAATCGGCCATCTCACAGACCAGCGCGGAAGCCAGTACCGCGTCCTTATCGCGGGCGTAGTTGCCTGCCAGGTAGCCATAGCTTTCTTCATAGCCAAAGGCAAAGGTCTTTTCGCCAGTCTTCTCATATTCGGTCATGTGTTCGCCGATGTATTTAAAGCCGGTGAGCACATCCACCACCTCAGCCCCGTTCGCTTTGGCCACAATGCCGCCCAGTTCACTGGTGACAATGGTCTTGATGACCACCTTGTTGTCTGGCAGCCCGGTGCGGGTCTTGAGGAAGTAGTCCACCAGCAGCGCGCCGGTCTGGTTACCCGTAAAGACCACAAATTCACCCTCGGCGTTGCGTCCGACCACGCCCACACGGTCGCAGTCCGGGTCGGTGCCGATAATGATGTCCACATCGCTGGCTTCTGGCATTTCCATGGCAATGTTAAACACCGACCGTTCCTCTGGATTCGGGTAAGAAACCGTCGGGAAATTGCCGTCCGGCTGTTCCTGCTCTGCCACCACGGTCACATTCTTATAGCCCAGGTCGTCCAGCACACGGCGCACCGGCACATTGCCGCTGCCGTGGATGGGGGTGTAGATCACCTTTAAGTCGCTGCCCGGGTTAGCCTTTACCACATTTTCGACCGCAGCGGCGTAAGCGTCGTCCACTTCTTTTCCGATGATCTGGATCATGCCGTCCTCAACAGCGGTCTGCATATTGGCCAGCGGAATATCAAAATAATTGTCGATTTTTTCAATTTCAGCCACCAGTTCGTCAGCTGCCGGAGAAACCATCTGGCCGCCGTCGGGGCCATAGACCTTATAGCCGTTGTACTCCTTTGGATTGTGAGAAGCGGTGATGACAATCCCGCCCGCAGCACCCACATGGCGCACTGTGAAGGACAGCACCGGCGTCGGTCTCAGGCTCTCAAACAGGTAGGCCTGAACACCCATGGCCGCCAGCACACGCGCGGCGGTCTGAGCGAATTCAGCCGATTTATTTCTGGAGTCAAAGGCGATGGCGACACCCTTTTCAGCATTCTTAGGGTCTGTCGCCAGCAGGTATTTCCCCAGTCCATAGGTCGCCTTTGCCACAATATAAACGTTCATCCGGTTAATGCCTGCGCCGATCTTACCGCGCATCCCGCCAGTGCCAAACTCCAGGTCCTGATAAA containing:
- a CDS encoding TIGR00266 family protein, whose protein sequence is MKYEIIGDTLPVVELELDRGEQIYTESGGMSWMDPCFDMETTTRGGALKAIKRSFSGNSLFLTTYTCTGDKGKIAFASSFPGNIRAVRLEAGQSIICAKTAFLAAEESVDFSIFFKKSVKTGVFGGAGFILQKLTGPGLVFLELNGSTIEYNLEEGQTINVDQGHIAVFQEKVHFDVTQVKGAKNILFSGEGLFFATLTGPGRVVLQSMPVDKLAKALIPYMPTSTSS
- a CDS encoding phospho-sugar mutase: MGYKEVYQLWKDYPELNADLRAELEAMTDEGEIEDRFYQDLEFGTGGMRGKIGAGINRMNVYIVAKATYGLGKYLLATDPKNAEKGVAIAFDSRNKSAEFAQTAARVLAAMGVQAYLFESLRPTPVLSFTVRHVGAAGGIVITASHNPKEYNGYKVYGPDGGQMVSPAADELVAEIEKIDNYFDIPLANMQTAVEDGMIQIIGKEVDDAYAAAVENVVKANPGSDLKVIYTPIHGSGNVPVRRVLDDLGYKNVTVVAEQEQPDGNFPTVSYPNPEERSVFNIAMEMPEASDVDIIIGTDPDCDRVGVVGRNAEGEFVVFTGNQTGALLVDYFLKTRTGLPDNKVVIKTIVTSELGGIVAKANGAEVVDVLTGFKYIGEHMTEYEKTGEKTFAFGYEESYGYLAGNYARDKDAVLASALVCEMADYYKKQGMTLYDALEGLYQKFGYFIEGIQSMTLEGIEGKKQIANIMEKFRANHFDAFADEKLVTYNDYQSKESLDLASGEKSAIDLPKSNVLKFVFNENSWYALRPSGTEPKLKVYYSVTGKSRERAEEKMEILKKAVNEIIEA